A single Cottoperca gobio chromosome 3, fCotGob3.1, whole genome shotgun sequence DNA region contains:
- the LOC115004064 gene encoding LOW QUALITY PROTEIN: leukotriene B4 receptor 1 (The sequence of the model RefSeq protein was modified relative to this genomic sequence to represent the inferred CDS: deleted 1 base in 1 codon), with protein MNNSTERSSSEEMAPEEFDGGTAVACVILGLSFLVGAPGNLLVIWTILRHVKQRSHTVVLILHLAAADLLVLITLPLWIYSLAHYWVFGEACCKAMVFMINACMYSSVFLITLMSVERFVAVRYPFASAGWKRKRALNKVLLVLWTVAFLFSIPVIPTQVVGKDSGKEHCLYRQYTSVIQELVFVLLETLVGYIVPFFILVVCYGCLCSRITQMTFKSKRKSTVLIASVVVVFAICWTPHHLGNLLSLIILAIETSRPDAAANLESIRSTMAFIAGAMVFISSTVNPILYMFAARSFRSSLRDTGIQKLFRHISSTSPGEGNKELSFVSKRQSNPTNSSQCMSESKDQIDILIKMCENNPS; from the exons ATGAACAACTCGACTGAGCGTTCTTCTTCAGAGGAAATGGCCCCTGAGGAGTTTGACGGCGGGACAGCGGTGGCTTGTGTGATCCTGGGT CTGTCCTTCCTGGTCGGAGCTCCGGGGAACCTGCTGGTGATCTGGACTATCCTGAGACACGTCAAGCAGCGTTCCCACACTGTGGTGCTCATCCTGCACCTGGCTGCTGCGGACCTGCTGGTCCTCATCACACTGCCTCTTTGGATATACTCCCTGGCCCACTACTGGGTGTTTGGAGAAGCCTGCTGCAAAGCCATGGTGTTCATGATCAACGCCTGTATGTATAGCAGCGTTTTCCTCATTACCCTCATGAGTGTGGAGCGCTTTGTGGCCGTGCGCTATCCCTTTGCCTCAGCTGGCTGGAAGAGGAAAAGAGCTTTGAATAAAGTTCTGCTGGTTCTGTGGACGGTGGCATTCTTGTTCAGCATACCTGTCATCCCAACTCAGGTTGTAGGGAAGGATTCTGGTAAGGAACACTGTCTGTACCGGCAGTACACTTCTGTGATCCAGGAGctggtgtttgtgttgctggAGACACTGGTGGGCTACATAGTACCCTTCTTTATCCTTGTGGTCTGCTATGGCTGCCTATGCAGCCGGATTACTCAAATGACCTTCAAGTCCAAGCGCAAGTCCACAGTCCTGATCGCCAGTGTCGTAGTTGTGTTTGCCATTTGTTGGACGCCTCATCACCTAGGAAATCTCCTCTCACTCATCATCCTGGCCATTGAAACCTCCCGCCCAGACGCAGCAGCGAATCTGGAGAGCATTAGAAGCACCATGGCCTTCATCGCTGGAgccatggtcttcatcagcagcacTGTTAACCCCATCCTCTACATGTTCGCGGCTCGCTCCTTCAGGAGTTCCCTGCGTGACACCGGCATCCAGAAGCTCTTCCGCCATATCTCCAGCACCTCCCCAGGTGAGGGCAATAAAGAGTTGTCCTTTGTGTCCAAGAGACAGAGCAACCCTACCAACAGTTCTCAGTGTATGTCTGAGTCAAAAGACCAGATTGacatattaataaaaatgtgcGAAAATAATCCGTCCTGA